In Candidatus Syntrophosphaera sp., a single genomic region encodes these proteins:
- a CDS encoding biopolymer transporter ExbD — translation MSHLMNSKTMNRRVRRKLETTAELSIISLVDILTILLVFLIKNVSMEAQKYTMPNNMTFPVTMQKHDLLENKGTTVIQVYTDKILVGEEGLYFGSLEEFAADDVKRDEILRYLQVTAQEIIRDTDETGRPKTPAALLIQADRSIPCWYITELVKLGTSSYHEYIYFATLLESDWLQRSRSASSG, via the coding sequence AACTCCAAAACCATGAATCGCCGGGTCCGCAGGAAGCTGGAGACCACGGCGGAATTGTCCATCATCTCCCTGGTGGACATTCTGACCATCCTCCTGGTTTTCCTGATCAAGAACGTCTCCATGGAAGCGCAGAAGTATACAATGCCCAACAACATGACCTTTCCGGTCACCATGCAAAAGCACGACCTGCTGGAGAACAAAGGCACCACCGTGATCCAGGTTTACACGGACAAGATCCTGGTGGGCGAGGAAGGTTTGTATTTTGGCTCGCTGGAGGAGTTTGCGGCGGATGACGTCAAACGCGACGAGATCCTTCGCTACCTGCAAGTCACAGCCCAGGAAATCATCAGGGACACGGATGAGACCGGACGCCCCAAAACCCCTGCGGCCTTGTTGATCCAAGCCGACAGATCCATACCCTGCTGGTACATCACTGAATTGGTCAAACTCGGTACCAGCTCGTATCACGAATACATTTATTTTGCCACTCTCCTGGAATCAGATTGGCTTCAGCGAAGTAGATCAGCGTCCAGCGGGTAA